tttttaaaagaaaacttataaaataaaataaaaattattttataatgtaaactTTGCTcttaataagttttaaatgtaCTCTTCCAGAAGATTTCGATAGCTTGCAATTAACGCAGCTTACATAATTCTAAAATCTACTTACTCGTCTTCAATCACTCGAgatatttcttgaatttttttatttttgcttttatttagaACAAATAATCCGTTTTTAACCAGaagtttaatatattgtgTAGGTATCGtcatctaaaattaattggcagaaaaattagttaatattctttttatgtatatttttgaatatcaaataaatctgacaatttcttttattctttttattctggATTAAGGATTATTATGCATGTAACTTAAgccttttttaaaaacacaAGTATGGTGAACGTTACGTACAGAATGCAGtggttaaaataaaacaattattattttatgctttttactatgcaaataaattcttaaagttttatattatgcattgtatttattcaagtttttcaaatatttttagtacaaTATCCAAAAACTATATACATCTTTATTGTCGATAATCTACACAAGAATAACCTTAAAATCCTAAAATCAGacaagttttataattttacttgtcaatttattgaataaatcaatttcacTTGATTCAAGTTTTAATGTCAGCATGTCATTATTGactttaaagtaaattaatttctctgaTTGTTCCATCATTTTTCCAGAAAATGTAAATCCAGAAATATTGCACTTGACACATGTAGTTTTGTTTAGCTGAGAGTGCAAGAAACTCGCACTTTCGGCAACCTCGTATGCCTGattccaccaacgtagattaactttaatctcggttcaacttactcttcacctttttctaattcttagaactagaaaaagatgaagagtaagttgaaccgagattaaagttaatctacgttggtggaatCGGGCAGTACAGTGCTGCTGCTACTGAACAAGTTTTCGGTGCGCACTCAGTGCCGCTCAGTGAAAAACGCTATACATGTGTCAAGTGCCAAAAAGTGCAATATTTCTGGATTTACGAAAAATGATGGAACAATCAgagaaattaaacatttgctTTAAAGTCAATAATGACATGCTGTCATTAAAACTTCAATCAAGTGAAATAGacttattcaataaattgataatgtgtcaaaaatgataatatgtcTAATTCAGCAGAGGTAGATTTATTACCTCCGTGAGTTCTATCAGACGGATAGAATTGTGAAATTgcgtaaatatcaattattttataaactgttGCTCTTGCAACACGAAAATGACTTTTGAactgtaacaataatatataattatttgtagcaCTTATATACaacacatgtatatattttttcacataatacaATACCAATACAGTACAATAAACAATACCTGTACagcaacaattaaattattaataaataataaatatataatcacgaCTTACGTCCTTATCCGTAAGATTATAtacaacattaataaaattttcgatttttggaattttttgtggattttttttgttatttcatcTTCATCACTACTAGATGATGAAGAAGATAACAAATCTAGCAATTGAAgagcattaaaaatatcgcgcgCTGCCATCTTGCACTCAACCGACACCGTCTCTTATGCCCTATCTACACCGAAGGATAATCCtacttgtggctcatccgaGCGAGTAATGTAGACGACCGAAAATCATATTGAAGTTGGTTTTCAATCGTACCAACTCAAAAAAGCAAATCACTCATcagaatatttgcatataaaaagcaaagatatttttataaaaaataatcttctgTCGAACAGAATAACAATTTGGGTTACCTTAGATCGGATGAAAGTTTGTTTTATAGGCTAGGTACTGAAATTATTACCGGTTTTAAAGTCAACGGTACCAATATAACAACACTAAAATTGTACTTAGTGTAGACGAACGAAAGTGGtcggatgagccacaagtaGGATTATCCTTCGGTGTAGATAGGGCATTATAGCGTTTTTTACTGGTCGCATTGGTGCGCACAGGGTGCGCACTAGATGAGGGCAACGTATTTCACTGGGCGTTTCGGTGCGCACGGAGACGGAGCGCGCTGTTTCAGTGAGAAGTTGAGTGCCGAGTTTTTGCACGTTAGTGCATAAATTCAACATGAGCTCTAAGAGACGGTGTCGGTTGAGTGCAAGATGGCAGcgcgcgatatttttaatgctcTTCAATTGCTAGATTTGCTATCTTCTTCATCATCTAGTAGTGATAAAgatgaaataacaaaaaaagtccacaaaaaattccaaaaatcgaaaattttattaatgttgtaTATAATCTTACGGATAAGGACGTAAGTcgtgattatattatatatttattatttattaataatttaattgttgctGTACAGGTATTGTTTATTGTACTGTATTGGTATtgtattatgtgaaaaaatatatacatgtgttGTATATAAGtgctacaaataattatatattattgttatagttCAAAAGTCATTTTCGTGTTGCAAGAGCaacagtttataaaataattgatatttacgcAATTTCACAATTCTATCCGTCTGATAGAACTCACGGAGGTAATAAATCTACCTTTGCTGAATTAgacatattatcatttttgacacattatcaatttattgaataagtCTATTTCACttgattaaagttttaatgacAGCATGTCATTATTGACTTTAAagcaaatgtttaatttctcTGATTGTTCCATCATTTTTCGTAAATCCAGAAATATTGCACTTTTTGGCACTAGACACATGTAGTTTATTGTTTAGCTGGGAGTGCAAGAAACTCGCACTTTCGGCAACCTCGTACAGTGCTGCTGCTACTGAACAAGTTTTCGGTGCGCACTCAGTGCGGTTCAGTGAAAAACGCTATTAGAGCTCATGTTGAATTTATGCACTAACGTGCAAAACTCGGCACTCAACTTCTCACTGAAACAGCGCGCTCCGTCTCCGTGCGCACCGAAACGCCCAGTGAAATACGTTGCCCTCATCTAGTGCGCACCCAGTGCGcacccaagatctatagagagaaggttacctcaggcaaaccggttgtgggcgagggacgatgaagtaaggggggagctagaacaGCTTGTCGGCGAGGGGTGACGAAATAAAGGGGGAGCTAGAACAACTTGTTGGCGAGGAGCGACGAAGTAAGAGgagagctagaaacagcttgtaggcgaggggcgacaaaggaaggggagagcatgatgatctcatcgtcaaacagtagctgtctctctcgcacgctttagtgttttctctctcgctcttttaatatagaaatgctttgagtttttatcgaaaaaatacttttattttgtaaaatattgatagctgGAAactgcgtaataaaaattgaaaagtaaattagaaaggcgctataaattacatgtattgcaaattatagcgctagatatttaacgtttataatgttaaatatcgctgcaacagatgcatttgtaatacaaattgctttgtactcgtatttagactgcaatatcaatgaaaataaaatataatttggggatatacacaaaaaacattatttgtaaagtagtaaaataaaagaaaaaatagtacatatttaaaaattatttttaaaataatatttactgtttatatgcattatttacaaaagaaatactataaagaaatttattttttatatttaattgtgaaaacctcaaaaattgtcaagaaattgtaactgaaatttataaatgtacgtacaattctaggataatataaaaagcatcatacacaaatttattatgatacaaacttaaataatgaaattgtaatatatgtttcaatattgcaaatgtaaatatttatatgataaaatttacaaagtgttaacaatttttaaatatttgctaataaaatattattgaaatgtttctgttgaaatcttaaaataattctttaacaaatatgatggggtatatattagggatcattaaatatgcaacattgtgattataaaattttataagtatctataataaaaattaagtataataaatataataagtatataaatataataataaaatttttataagtatctataataataaaaatatatatataaataaacaaaataaacatatatgttgtattaatctgttaatataaaaaaattattaattaatttaacgcaaataaatttctttatattaacagattaatacaacatatatgtatttttattattatagatacttataaaaattttattattatacttgttacgtcctgatagatgtagaattttttcgttgggctcggcgatcgacgtaaacgggcctgatcgcacgagccgagcggcacgtttaggacttgcgacaggtcagcgactggaagagtcgtttttactccgtcaacaagtcaaccgctcgtggttccctttttgggtcaaggaattgaatccctattacccggggcggaacctttgtgcgcaatttgagagggaaggtgtgaggggggtgacgaacgaggagggtgtggttaaatgaaaaagaacaaaagtttaatttactaaagacaacattttaatttgattgaatttataattaggatacaaaaacttaattcttaatcgcatatgttaataattttatttatgtattctttacaagtgtgtgtgtgtgtgtgtgtgtgtgtgtgtgtgtgtgtgtgtgtgtgtgtgtgtgtgtgtgtgtgtgtgtgtgtgtgtgtgtgtgtgtgtgtgtgtgtgtgtgtgtgtgtgtgtgtgtgtgtgtgtgtgtgtgtgtgtgtgtgtgtgtgtgtgtgtgtgtgtgtgtgtgtgtgtgtgtgtgtgtgtgtgtgtgagtgttttatttttccggagggaggacagaagaaataataaaataaagagaaatgaactgacttactcgttgtAGGATAGTTTCAAGTCGGGTTGactatgttcggtggttctgagcaggcgccccgttgagggaaggcGTTATATGAGCGTTGGACccctttttttgtaaacgcgtgggcaccctgctgcgggatggtgtcgtcagggtgatgggccttctacttgagatgcaccacgagatgATCGCGACAAGGTATCAACTGactttactctttgattcgcgcccccgaactactcgaaaaactgtttgagctaaacggaataactgcgcaaaactgcttgaaaaactgtgtgtgatggtgtccggagccaccagaacacgggtttttatactttttctttggggtagatccctttggaaaatcttaggtttttggagcggggatcgaataggaattagtcttgcgagaaaatttttaatgtgggggaggatggcgtcatttttagctaataggattgggtttagatgattaggttacttgaaatgagataggaagaaagaggccctaacgaataaggaatagcgtcgtttcgggtccatatatgatgggggtaggtttttgaggtggcgtaacccggttggtgttaattagtataggtggggtgcatctcagtgtcttaagatctgggtgggcgtagtctttagaccatacgatggaatgatgggtggtctatagaagtgcttgccccgattctcggctttcggattgggtggttaagaatcggtatataagttcgcaaagccttgggtcactgatctaataaatttgacagtttacgactgtcgcgtgcccttggtgtcgcgtggagagtgcgactaatgcatctcggtttcccagacctactaaacacgtgcgccgtatcaggtgtcgcgccttctcggcatgcgactgcggtcattccccgatcgttactcggtaaaaccctatctactagctagagttcccgtaggtggaatccaagagtatgactagttggtgccagttttttctttttatctcttactctaaccgtctggagtcggttaaggactccagctaccgcgaagttttgacttttacggtttttctggcgacgataggcacgctgagcggccaaggtattttgaaatatccatgctatttttctccgtgagaagattcgagctcctggtgtctcatgagaaaaacagctctggcgttataatatttcttaagagttttgttggttccgcgtttactaggtctggtatttaatgaaaagaaaagaatcgtgtagtctaatcaggacgtaacatacttatatacttattatatttattatacttaatttttattatagatatttataaaattttataatcacaatgttgccgcatatttaatgatccctaatatataccccatcatatttgttttaaagaattattttaagatttcaacagaaacatttcaataatattttattagcaaatatttgaaaattgttaacactttgtaaattttatcatataaatattcacatttgcaatattgaaacatatattacaatttcattatttaagtttgtatcataataaatttgtgtatgatgctttttatattatcctagaattgtacttacatttataaatttcagttacaatttcttgacaatttttgaggttttcacaattaaatataaaaaataaatttctttatatttcttttgtaaataatgcatataaacagtaaatattattttaaaaataatttttaaatatgtactattttttcttttattttactactttacaaatgatgttttttgtgtatatccccaaattatattttattttcattgatattacagtctaaatacgagtacaaagcaatttgtattacaaatgcatctgttgcagcgatatttaacattataaacgttaaatatctagcgctataatttgcaatatatgtaatttatagcgcctttctaatttacttttcaatttttattacgcaatttccagtgctatcaatattttacaaaataaaagtatttttttgatataaactcaaagcatttctgtattaaaggagcgagagagaaaacactaaagcgtgcgagagagacagctactgtttgacgatgagatcatcattgcccctcttgccgctcgccctgctcagcatttgcccctcttgccgctcgccccgctcagcatttgttcctcttgccgctcgccccgcacAGCATTAGCCCCTCTTGCccctcgtccctctttgcgcatgaggttaccttctctctatagatcttggtgCGCACCAGTGCGACCAGTGAAAAACGCTATAAAAGAGGAAAGAAATCGTAACTATGGTtgacaatttttcatattaaggGGAATTGCACATGCGCATTTTGACCAATATTTTGACCAATAAAAAATGGGCACACTACCCGTCCCTCAGTGGCATCATCCCCAGTGTTGCTAGACGGGACGTTTTTTCTCGCGCATGCGCAGCGCTGTAGCTATGAATCCAGCGGTGTATACGGCTTATAGTGTTGGGTGCTGGCGCGAAAAGTTAGACGTTTGACAGGCTACAGGAAAAAGTTAGGTgagtacatgtaaaaaataataatatttatatcatatatatatttatatgtattttttgttacgcgAAATATGGATAGTTCAAAAGGAGCCATTAAAAAgacgcatattaaaaattttcaaaattcttggtTAGctgacgatttatttaaaggATGGCTGGCTCCTCATCCTACGAAAAATAAGGCAATTTGTAACTTGTGCAATATTACCATTAGATGCTGTAAATCAGATTTAATACGACATTCACAAAGGgctaaacatattaaaaattgtgacagTAATTCTCAAATAAGTCAAAGCCAAAGCCAACATTCCAAAAATTCTcatattgaaaacgttaaacgagccaaaattaaattagcagctttttattctgaatttaACGTTGCTCTTTATACCGCAGATCACTTAGTTTCTTTGTTAAAAGACATTTGTATAGATTCTTCAATCGTGCAAGATCTTTCACTGGCTCGATCAAAGTGcaccaatattattaaagaagttCTTGCAAAGTGGGAAAATAATTctgccaaataaaatattttattgttattaaaatgttattaacaattatttaaacattctttccttttttagcttattttttattaatattattaattattttattattataaaaataaacataatatttacatgcgtttaatttattattattttattactttttatcactttttaacgataaacaaaattttctaatagttttttaatagaagGGTCTACAAGTGccctttttttcctcaattagTACACCGTTAAGGCCGATTCTCAAGTGCGTTCGTGAAAAAAAGCGTCCCGTCTAGCAACACTGATCACCCCCCTCGTCTATGTATTGAGCTTATGCTCCGTCtctatattcctatgtctatGTCGATCTCATGTTCGCCCATCTTCAAAATTGTATTCAATGATCGTTGAAACGTCGCACGTGTACGTTGTGCAACAACTGAGAtgcaacatttttacaaaaataatcagTTCTTCACCTTCTTGGTCTGCTTTCTTGGCCTGCGCACGTGCCCCTGttcatgcaaaaaaaaaggtagGATTATTTTCTGTCCTCGGTGACGCGTCTGACATGGGGTGCGTTCAGGGAGACGCTATTAGCACCATTTGCGTCATTCTATCTTTATCACTTATTAGACATAAAACAGGGATAGAATGACACAATAGCGCTGATAGCGCGCTCCTTGAACGCACCCCATATCACACATTGCGATACAAATCATACAACGCTGACATCGCACTGCTGCCAGTGATGTATTTCGCTGCAAAATACATCACTGGCAGTCGTGTCGTACCGCGTCGTACGATTTGTATCACAATGTGTGATACAATGTCAGACGTGTAACGTTAAcctcattttttctttctttcagaCTGTCAATTTTATAGAATGGTCGCGATATCCAGTGCCGGATCTACACATAAGCTAGATAAACTACAGCTTAGGGGCCTCACATTATAAGGGGGCCTCTTTAgtatagaaaagattttaaaaaatgtattttttgttaataagagAGGGCCTCCTTAAGATCATAGCTTAGGGGCCACAAAATCGTACATTCGGCCCTGGCGATATCCTTCAGCGACGATGTACTCAGGCTTTACATGAATAAGATGGTGGAGAGAGTCTTCCAGTATCGAAAAGTAGTAAGTATTGTTTTGTAATGACACtttttaaaaggtttttttctataatatataaaacatttttatttcttgcagCTAACTCCATCATGGATCGTCCAAGAATGTCAGGAGTCGCAGGAGCAGGCGCTACAGCTCATGGATGCATTCGTCACAAAATACGAGCAGAACGTTTGCGTCGTACGAGCACTATTTGGCCATAAGAGGGACCACGGTCTACGACGCATAACTTACGTCAAGGAACAGGAGACAGACATCAAAGAGCTATTGGACCAAGTCGTGATAGAAAAGACCGTAGCCATTTTTCTGATGAACGACGAGAACATTCATTATATAAACGACATAGATTTTCTACAAATGGAGGACGATGAAGAACGACTGGAAATCATATGCTCGTACTGCTGGAATAGTAAAATAGTCTATCAACGGGAGAGGTTCGAGAAGAACatgtttgaagaaaaaggtaattttttttttaattttaaacaaccTTCGGTTGTTTCATACACGTAACCGTTGCCGGCGAGGGACACCATACGTTCCGATACgtgtacaatatttatcagTACTTACCGCTAAATTGCTTTGATTTATCGTTTATTAGCATCGAATGTAGTAAATGAGACAATAATCACATGTTGAATTGTGACAAGTGTGCAAATATCTTTAACGGTTATATGTATCTGAGGCATATAACGTACGttcttgattatttatttgagcacttattttgaacatttgttGTCATTTATCGCATGAAGCAATTATAGTCGGTATTAGTGAACTGAACTGTTAATCTTTTAGATGAATcattcatatatatgtacttatatgaatatttttctaagagtTACGCGATATACTATTTCTAATgctaagaattatatttctattgtgTTTGGATGCTTGTTGCAGAGCAAACTTacttattgtttatataagttATTGACTATTATATCCTTGCAGATTAACCTGTCACATGTACATCGTGATTTGTCGTGAGGTAATGGAGTATGTATTTACGTGACATGGGATCCTGTGACCTGATTAAACGTATATCTCATTGATCCGGAGGGCTACTCAGGATTATATGGATTACCTATAGAATGATCTCGAGGAACATTTGTGTGACCTGGTATAGGAGTGGACGACTACTTTATGTCAATGGATTGATCTGTGATATATACTATCAAGTGTGATGAATGTACTTGGTTTTCGTATGTTGGTATGAAAAAGTGTGTACTTTCTCACATACATATTGTTTCGCGCAAGATAATGTAGCTTGTGACAGTTTATACTTTGATGTCGCATTAtagtttatgaaatatatacttaattgatttttcatatatatttatagtaatttgGATTATTTTGTCACTCGATGATCTATTTAATTGAtgatttttcgattattttgttaatattttttaagctgTCCGTTATAAGATAAATCTTGTAACTTGAACACTCGTGTGTGGAATATTATGACTGATATGAGCAGTTATGCTTTATTAATGAGAGTTCTTTCTATTGAGTGACATAATATACATTGAgtgaatgaatttttatttggaaattgtaatttattacattatatgtgcatattatgtatatacgtgtacatttatgtattaggacttatttttgtaaatcgCATAAGACTATATgaatgatattttctttatattgtgagatagattataatatattatattatcttgaattattagaaatatgtgCCTGGAAAAGAAGAACAATTCTAGatactaattattaatagagtTTAAGTTAAATTACCTTGAAGATAATGGTTTTTTGCGAAGTTATGCAATGTTTATGTTGTATATTGTGTTATAAGGAGTTTTCTAATGAACTGGAGAGCAATGTTCGCGTTATATGGCGCTGAACCTGTTATACATATGTGGGACTTTgcatttaatgatttaaatgtattattgtaTGAACTTTGAACAATATTATAGATTACTAGAAATAAGCAAGTGTGAAAGGGATCTGATACTTACCAGTGGATCATTAGATCTTTATTCTTGCTTATTTGACCAGTGGATACTTATGTGTGCGCGGAGGATGATCTACAATATATATTGGAGGCGTGGATAACATGCATATAGCACATGTGTAATTATAtgctatttcctattttgttgGGGATGCtatttatactaataaaatttacaagtgACCTGGAATTCACTTTATTCAGGCTGAGTATTATACAGGTTTTGTATACTATACTACATATGGATGAATAAAGAATaaacttatatacttatatggGTGATTGAAGGAGGAGGCTTTTTTCCCCTTTCACCTCGTGCATATTATCATGAGACGAACTGGATGGATACAtctaaaatagaaaatgtcattaataaatgattaatatgttaataattaattcgataCTTACGGAACACTCTCTGTtcttaatgtaattaaactgTTTGATTCATATACGATTTGAATGTGTATAGCATACTGAATTGCTTAGTACTTTGATTTCATGGTACGTTTATAGAgggattattattaaataatttgtattgaaTCTTACTGGACTAtactttaattgttaatattagtGAATAGTACACTGATATTTTGAACTTTATCTATGTGAGTATTGGGCTGTATTATTGATGGTGTATAATCTTATATGGTCTGACATacataaatgattataaataaataagcaaactGATAGACCGTTAAGGGTGATTGAGGGGGGTGATTCTTCGTTCTCTCCTCACCCTGTACTTCCTGATGCGAGAAGATCCAGTTGGATATACCTGAACAGAAAACGGTGTTTATTAACACAgatgattaatattataattaaataaataaataaataaatgaataataaataaatacaattgtatGTATATGAGTATTGGAAGCTATTAAggtttattttgttataagcTTGATGCTCAGTGTTAAATGTAATTGTTGGACATGTAATCTTATACAGCATATTGcttgttattatttgattatgaaCTATTATGACtgaaatgtgtttatttcgTTTAGTACTTTGATCGATTACGTTGAGTTACTGAAGTTTTCGAATGGATTGTTTTGAGACTTTTACTTATGATACCTGTGAATAGATCTATGATATATTGAACTGTATGAGAATTGTTTGGTATATGAtcaaaatgcataattttttatttgtaatcgATCAAAATTGATTCTGGTAGACTTTATTTACAACTAAAAGAATGAGACAACTACCGGGATATATGTATTGTCTCAACAAGAGAAGGAAAAATCTTGTTAAATAAAACCACGCAAATATTATATGGACATGAACAAAATTACGGATACAAACGTCCCGGCGTCGGATACCGGGAACCGGCACATAAAGGGTATCGTCCCTGCTCCCTGCAGGTCGTCATCCTGTGAAGGGCTAGCCCCTGCGTCTCTGGCGTGCGCAGAGGCTAAAGCTATTATCGCCAGTGTTGAAAAACTCGGTTCGACGATCACCATCCTTCCCAGGAGAAGATCTTGTTCGGGTTCCGCAAAGGGGAGTGAGTATGGTGAACGTTACGTACAGAATGCAGtggttaaaataaaacaattattattttatgctttttactatgcaaataaattcttaaagttttatattatgcattgTATTCATTcaagttttt
The window above is part of the Linepithema humile isolate Giens D197 chromosome 8, Lhum_UNIL_v1.0, whole genome shotgun sequence genome. Proteins encoded here:
- the LOC105680058 gene encoding uncharacterized protein, producing the protein MNKMVERVFQYRKVLTPSWIVQECQESQEQALQLMDAFVTKYEQNVCVVRALFGHKRDHGLRRITYVKEQETDIKELLDQVVIEKTVAIFLMNDENIHYINDIDFLQMEDDEERLEIICSYCWNSKIVYQRERFEKNMFEEKD